One window from the genome of Alkalihalobacillus sp. LMS6 encodes:
- a CDS encoding glycosyltransferase has translation MTKVCMLVHTHSFLDTRIFQKEAKSLQKHGYDVVMIVPRIKGKLFKVNKEPFDNELLEPSFMYEGIKMVTYDFESFKPTVEHMQEHIDAKSLTFNHPLVKLGLAENADVYHAHEVASLFAGIGIKRQREKEGKPIQLIFDSHDLIPDPFDKKPKFIAMGKLLDDMLKEIDQLITVSPSIKAYYITKQPLLPIEILYNSPPLNKKFKARVPKDTELTVGYEGHVADNKKGSSDKIYQMTERSKSHINDFTFKIIGGVLHGHSLDIPDTLKDNISLTGWVPFENIADEMAEVDIGWIDFDDLSNSLNRSYALPNKFFSYLNNGIPVIVNKCHDMEQFIQTHQCGIVLNKQKATGDDYAEAILYLHQNRDVLKQMSINARKAMEQLYNWEKMEQRMIQMYEALLDDQQKPFYIEK, from the coding sequence ATGACAAAAGTGTGTATGCTCGTCCATACCCATTCCTTTCTAGACACGCGCATCTTTCAAAAGGAAGCAAAATCATTACAAAAACATGGCTACGATGTTGTAATGATTGTGCCAAGAATAAAAGGAAAATTATTTAAAGTAAATAAAGAGCCATTTGATAATGAATTGCTGGAACCTTCTTTTATGTATGAAGGCATTAAAATGGTGACATATGATTTTGAATCGTTTAAACCGACTGTTGAGCATATGCAGGAGCATATTGACGCAAAATCATTAACTTTTAATCATCCACTTGTAAAATTAGGATTGGCTGAAAATGCAGATGTGTACCACGCTCATGAAGTGGCCTCGTTATTTGCTGGCATAGGGATTAAGCGACAACGAGAAAAAGAAGGAAAACCGATTCAATTAATCTTTGATAGCCATGACCTCATTCCTGATCCGTTTGATAAGAAGCCGAAATTTATCGCAATGGGTAAATTGCTAGATGATATGTTAAAGGAGATTGATCAATTAATTACGGTCTCCCCATCAATTAAAGCCTACTATATTACAAAACAACCGTTACTACCAATTGAAATTCTCTATAATTCACCTCCATTAAACAAAAAATTTAAAGCAAGAGTACCAAAGGATACTGAATTAACGGTTGGCTATGAAGGGCATGTTGCTGATAACAAAAAAGGAAGTAGCGATAAAATCTATCAGATGACAGAGCGATCGAAGTCACATATTAACGACTTTACATTTAAAATCATTGGAGGCGTGTTGCACGGCCACAGTCTAGACATTCCAGACACGTTAAAAGACAATATTTCGTTAACAGGTTGGGTGCCGTTTGAAAACATTGCGGATGAAATGGCCGAAGTCGATATTGGCTGGATTGATTTTGATGATTTAAGTAATTCTTTAAATCGATCGTATGCGCTACCGAATAAATTCTTTAGTTATTTAAACAACGGCATTCCTGTTATCGTCAATAAATGTCATGATATGGAACAATTCATTCAGACGCACCAGTGTGGGATTGTTTTAAATAAACAAAAAGCTACAGGAGATGATTACGCAGAGGCGATTCTCTATTTGCATCAGAACCGAGATGTCTTAAAGCAAATGAGTATAAATGCACGTAAAGCAATGGAACAACTCTATAATTGGGAGAAGATGGAGCAACGGATGATTCAGATGTACGAAGCGCTGTTAGACGATCAACAAAAGCCTTTCTATATCGAAAAATAA
- a CDS encoding DegT/DnrJ/EryC1/StrS aminotransferase family protein, whose translation MSKQGKESFIPMVDLKREYVVLKPHLLKGIMDVLNSGHYILGEKGRLLEAQIAEYVGASYASGVANGTDALYLALKALDIGPGDEVITTPFTFFATGEVIAQVGATPVFADIEKNSYNLDPKEVAKKVTDQTKAILVVHLFGQAANMNALRAIADEHELYIVEDACQAIGTEWKRQRVGALGDVGCFSFFPSKSLGAFGDAGMVVTNSEAVHQKLTALRNHGSTSKYRHASIGQNSRLDEIQAAVLLAKLKFLDLFLLKRNDIAKRYTLGLDDSIKKPAINKTRSHTFHQYCIEFDDRDAVADYLEEQGIASAVYYPVPLHLQEAFAYLGLKKGDFPHAEAAADRILALPISPELSIEEQELIIAHINHFIDTNR comes from the coding sequence ATGAGTAAACAAGGAAAAGAATCGTTTATCCCAATGGTAGATTTGAAAAGAGAGTATGTCGTGTTAAAACCTCATTTGCTTAAAGGCATTATGGATGTTTTAAATAGTGGTCACTATATTTTAGGGGAAAAAGGGCGATTGCTTGAAGCGCAAATTGCTGAATACGTAGGAGCAAGCTATGCAAGTGGAGTCGCAAACGGAACAGACGCCTTATATTTGGCGTTAAAAGCACTTGATATTGGACCAGGTGATGAAGTCATTACAACACCTTTTACGTTTTTTGCAACAGGTGAAGTAATTGCACAAGTTGGCGCTACGCCTGTTTTTGCTGATATTGAAAAAAACAGCTACAACCTCGACCCTAAAGAAGTGGCAAAAAAAGTGACAGATCAAACAAAAGCGATTCTTGTTGTTCATCTTTTTGGGCAGGCGGCAAATATGAACGCGTTACGAGCGATTGCCGATGAGCATGAACTTTATATTGTTGAAGATGCATGCCAAGCAATCGGAACGGAATGGAAGCGTCAGCGTGTAGGTGCTTTAGGCGATGTAGGCTGTTTTTCCTTTTTTCCATCAAAAAGTTTAGGGGCTTTTGGCGATGCTGGCATGGTTGTCACCAATTCTGAAGCGGTTCATCAAAAATTGACGGCATTACGTAACCATGGAAGTACGAGTAAATACCGACATGCATCAATTGGACAAAATAGTCGCCTTGATGAAATCCAAGCAGCTGTTTTACTTGCGAAGTTAAAGTTCCTTGACCTTTTTCTTTTAAAGCGAAATGATATTGCAAAGCGTTACACTTTAGGATTAGATGATTCAATCAAAAAACCTGCTATAAACAAAACAAGAAGTCATACCTTTCATCAATATTGCATTGAATTTGATGATCGAGATGCCGTTGCAGACTATTTGGAAGAGCAAGGAATCGCATCAGCCGTTTACTACCCTGTTCCGCTGCACCTACAGGAAGCGTTTGCTTATCTTGGCTTGAAAAAAGGTGATTTTCCACATGCTGAAGCAGCAGCGGATCGAATTTTAGCTTTACCGATTTCTCCAGAATTATCAATTGAAGAGCAAGAGTTGATCATCGCGCATATCAATCATTTTATTGATACCAATCGTTAA
- a CDS encoding nucleotide sugar dehydrogenase — translation MEEYPKQQTVAVVGLGKIGLTMAAIYASNGFRVIGADVNPAVIQSVNAGESHVKNEPGLKELVELGHKRQVLSATLDTKEAVSKADIVIVVVPVLVYEDNDVDYTYMDAAVEEIAAGLTKGTTVIFETTLPTGDTRNRFGVKLEAVSGLKAGTDFFLAYSPERVYSNKILSDLKKYPKIVGGVNEKSLTRASAFYKQAIQADIIEVESSETAEFAKVAECVYRDVNIALANELAVYATKMHVNIREVIQASNTQPYSHIHSPGIGVGGHCIPIYPYFFMKRGLSEGLAHLARDVNDGMAAYSIQEIEQELDGLNGKNILILGLSYRENVKEETKSTTWLLLDQLKKKQANVVVHDPMFSEQELKERALLPFSFTSEASKEIDAIIVQAFHDEYQTIEFDSFPSCKLLFDGRNAVDPKKLSKTGIRYKGLGL, via the coding sequence ATGGAAGAATATCCGAAGCAACAAACAGTAGCTGTCGTTGGGTTAGGAAAGATTGGCTTAACGATGGCAGCAATTTATGCAAGCAACGGTTTTCGAGTGATTGGCGCAGATGTCAATCCTGCTGTGATTCAATCTGTCAATGCAGGAGAATCTCACGTTAAGAATGAACCTGGGTTAAAAGAGCTGGTCGAATTAGGTCATAAACGTCAAGTGTTAAGCGCAACCCTCGATACGAAGGAGGCTGTATCAAAAGCTGATATTGTGATCGTCGTTGTCCCTGTACTCGTTTATGAAGACAATGATGTGGATTACACGTATATGGATGCAGCAGTAGAGGAAATTGCTGCTGGATTGACGAAAGGCACGACGGTTATTTTTGAAACGACTTTGCCAACTGGAGATACGAGAAATCGATTTGGCGTCAAATTAGAAGCTGTATCTGGCTTAAAAGCAGGCACAGACTTCTTTTTAGCGTATAGTCCTGAGCGCGTCTATTCAAATAAAATTTTAAGTGATTTGAAAAAATATCCTAAAATTGTTGGTGGCGTGAATGAAAAAAGCTTAACACGCGCTTCTGCATTTTATAAGCAAGCCATTCAAGCTGATATTATTGAAGTGGAATCATCTGAAACCGCAGAGTTCGCAAAAGTAGCAGAATGCGTGTATCGGGATGTTAATATTGCTCTAGCAAATGAACTTGCCGTATATGCAACTAAAATGCATGTAAATATCCGTGAAGTCATTCAAGCGAGCAATACCCAACCTTATTCGCATATTCACTCACCAGGAATAGGTGTTGGTGGCCATTGTATTCCTATCTACCCGTACTTTTTTATGAAAAGAGGCTTGTCAGAAGGACTTGCTCATTTAGCAAGAGACGTGAATGATGGCATGGCAGCTTATTCGATTCAAGAAATTGAACAAGAATTGGACGGGCTGAATGGCAAAAACATTCTCATCCTCGGCTTATCTTATCGTGAAAACGTGAAAGAAGAAACGAAATCAACCACATGGCTTTTGCTTGATCAATTAAAGAAGAAACAAGCAAACGTAGTTGTTCATGATCCAATGTTTTCTGAACAAGAATTAAAAGAAAGAGCGCTTTTACCGTTTTCTTTTACAAGTGAGGCGTCTAAAGAGATTGACGCAATTATTGTGCAAGCCTTTCACGATGAGTATCAAACCATCGAATTTGACTCATTCCCTTCATGTAAACTTTTATTTGACGGGCGTAATGCGGTTGATCCAAAGAAATTATCTAAAACAGGCATCCGCTACAAAGGATTAGGCCTATGA
- a CDS encoding DUF2642 domain-containing protein, with the protein MFITRFFFFIKSLFQSIFFPACCNHPVTKREQLWCLIGREIEGSTPFGFLSGTLVAVEHDYIVLLDETNAQVLVRIAKIETVRPLA; encoded by the coding sequence ATGTTTATAACTCGTTTTTTCTTTTTCATTAAATCATTGTTTCAATCTATATTTTTTCCAGCTTGTTGCAACCATCCTGTGACGAAGCGAGAACAGCTTTGGTGTTTAATCGGAAGAGAAATTGAAGGATCAACACCATTTGGCTTTTTATCAGGGACGTTAGTAGCTGTAGAACATGACTACATTGTGCTGCTTGATGAGACTAATGCACAAGTTCTTGTACGCATTGCAAAGATTGAAACCGTTCGACCATTAGCTTAG
- a CDS encoding glycosyltransferase yields MKHICFLVAEHPFLDARIFQKEAKSLVRRGYKVTLIVPKKKGRLFDTSGRLLTEQFLEQAFEYEGVHFLAYDPPKQKRQLARQIALLKSGKLESMPSPCVDLAVSVEADLYQAHEFASCYDGVMVKRALKSKGKEVKLVYDSHELVPDPLEPYSQRVFQQMSTLLKELFLEVDTIFTVSPSIRNYYQKLGYTKPIDILYNSPFLMPFKQEEKHRSSPLVLGYIGKLTKNKGDADKLIEIVKRANQTIPLQALIIGDRIETESIPATIRKNIRSTGWLPYEQIVMACATIDVGWIELNTSNALNRMYSMPNKFFSYLERAIPPIVPSSKDMEDFINTYECGFIIEKSGSVDAYVEKLIDLYQDRSKLLLAGQKGRYVLEKTYSWDQMEYRLYARYAQLFQV; encoded by the coding sequence ATGAAACATATTTGTTTTTTAGTGGCCGAGCATCCTTTTTTAGACGCACGAATTTTTCAAAAGGAAGCTAAGAGCCTGGTGCGACGAGGGTATAAGGTAACGTTAATCGTGCCGAAGAAAAAAGGTCGTTTGTTCGATACAAGCGGTCGCTTGCTAACGGAACAATTTTTAGAACAAGCATTTGAATATGAAGGCGTTCATTTCTTGGCTTATGATCCACCAAAACAAAAGCGACAACTCGCTCGACAAATCGCACTTTTAAAATCAGGGAAACTAGAGTCAATGCCCTCACCTTGCGTGGATCTTGCTGTCTCCGTTGAAGCTGATCTTTATCAGGCGCATGAGTTTGCTTCTTGCTATGATGGCGTGATGGTCAAGCGAGCGCTTAAATCGAAAGGGAAAGAAGTGAAGCTAGTTTATGACAGTCATGAACTTGTTCCTGACCCTTTAGAACCTTATAGTCAAAGAGTGTTTCAACAAATGAGCACACTTTTAAAAGAGCTGTTTCTGGAAGTAGACACGATTTTTACAGTCTCTCCTTCTATTAGAAACTACTATCAAAAGTTGGGCTATACAAAGCCAATTGACATTCTTTATAATTCGCCGTTTCTAATGCCTTTTAAACAGGAAGAAAAGCACCGTTCTTCTCCGCTCGTTCTCGGTTACATCGGCAAGCTGACGAAAAACAAGGGAGATGCTGACAAACTTATTGAGATTGTGAAACGTGCCAATCAAACAATTCCTTTGCAAGCTCTCATCATTGGCGATCGAATCGAAACAGAGTCTATTCCAGCCACCATTCGTAAGAACATCCGTTCAACTGGCTGGTTGCCCTACGAACAGATCGTGATGGCTTGTGCCACAATTGACGTTGGCTGGATTGAGCTGAACACATCGAATGCATTAAACCGTATGTATTCAATGCCAAATAAATTCTTTAGCTATTTAGAACGTGCCATTCCACCAATTGTTCCTAGCAGTAAAGATATGGAAGATTTTATTAATACGTATGAATGTGGATTTATCATAGAAAAAAGTGGTTCTGTTGACGCATACGTAGAGAAGCTAATTGATCTGTATCAAGATCGCTCAAAACTCTTACTGGCTGGTCAAAAAGGTAGATATGTTCTTGAAAAAACGTATAGCTGGGATCAAATGGAATACCGTTTGTACGCACGATATGCACAACTCTTTCAAGTCTAA
- a CDS encoding DUF2642 domain-containing protein: MFKRFLYQELSKRLTARVEVTTDTNLIEGMIVRVTPSFLVIDVTDGYEAGSNQYIFIDSINYVRFPQAA; encoded by the coding sequence TTGTTTAAACGCTTTTTATATCAAGAGTTATCGAAAAGACTGACTGCTCGAGTTGAAGTGACAACAGATACGAATTTGATTGAAGGAATGATTGTTCGCGTTACGCCATCGTTCCTTGTCATTGATGTCACAGATGGTTATGAAGCAGGGTCAAACCAATATATATTCATTGATTCGATTAACTATGTACGATTTCCACAAGCCGCATAA
- a CDS encoding glycosyltransferase family 2 protein has translation MLVSVVILAFKHNHSFLKMLQPLKQTNLKIDAVYCIHPSNCHFSETSADVISIPLLDDDYGATLNHLLPKMNASHTLIVDSQASLSKDIAIHQLTQQDTIVTGNHFACLITNHAILHFPFPDKWLLPFQESLLPFYLCTLPSEKKNLVTQSSNWATASNRNKSTTYRSIADWQQLYELEQAQSQTIPVTVLIANYNQGNYLDIAIASCLTGSIVPEAIFVSDDGSTDSSPYRLTNWNHPTVTTSFTDHNQGKVHALNDLLPSVQTPFILELDADDWLDPNAFSVLAETLKTWPTSSPLLYGNLRRWKEERLHQLTYKGIAKGRAVSSSSSLRQYRFPLGPRIYRTASLRCLGGFIQSPYEEGRLYEDVSTIYQLAKIGPLHYEDFTIYNVRDHAQSITQKNHSKWNGFLKQLDH, from the coding sequence ATGTTGGTCTCCGTTGTGATTCTTGCTTTTAAGCATAACCACTCATTTCTAAAAATGCTCCAACCTCTTAAACAAACAAATCTTAAGATTGACGCAGTCTATTGTATTCATCCATCCAACTGCCACTTCTCGGAAACAAGTGCAGATGTGATTTCAATCCCCTTACTGGATGATGATTATGGCGCCACGCTTAATCACTTGTTACCGAAAATGAATGCGTCACACACGCTTATTGTTGATTCTCAGGCATCCTTGTCCAAAGATATAGCTATCCATCAACTAACCCAACAAGATACGATCGTCACCGGGAACCATTTTGCCTGCCTCATAACCAATCACGCTATTTTACACTTTCCGTTTCCAGACAAATGGTTGCTTCCCTTTCAAGAATCATTGCTTCCCTTTTATCTTTGCACGTTGCCAAGTGAAAAAAAGAACCTCGTCACCCAATCCAGCAACTGGGCAACTGCTTCAAATAGAAATAAAAGCACAACATATCGATCAATTGCAGATTGGCAACAACTTTACGAACTTGAGCAAGCGCAAAGCCAAACCATTCCTGTTACAGTCTTAATCGCGAACTATAATCAAGGAAACTATCTGGATATTGCCATTGCTTCTTGTTTAACAGGATCCATCGTACCGGAAGCCATTTTTGTAAGCGATGACGGTTCTACAGATTCATCACCGTATCGATTAACAAATTGGAATCACCCAACAGTTACTACGTCCTTTACTGACCATAACCAAGGGAAAGTACATGCACTGAATGATTTACTTCCATCTGTGCAAACGCCTTTTATTCTCGAACTAGATGCAGACGATTGGCTAGACCCAAATGCCTTTTCGGTTTTAGCAGAAACCCTTAAAACGTGGCCCACTAGCTCCCCACTTCTTTACGGAAATTTACGCCGTTGGAAAGAAGAAAGGTTGCACCAGCTCACCTACAAAGGAATTGCAAAAGGAAGAGCCGTATCGTCCAGCTCCTCCTTACGCCAATACCGGTTTCCACTTGGACCCCGTATCTACCGAACCGCCTCGTTAAGATGTTTAGGAGGTTTCATCCAGTCTCCATATGAAGAAGGACGCTTATATGAAGATGTTTCCACAATCTATCAATTAGCGAAAATTGGGCCGCTTCACTACGAAGACTTCACCATTTATAATGTTCGGGATCACGCTCAAAGCATTACACAAAAAAACCACTCCAAGTGGAATGGTTTTCTTAAACAGCTCGATCATTAA
- the wecB gene encoding non-hydrolyzing UDP-N-acetylglucosamine 2-epimerase has product MKFVTIIGARPQFIKACMVSRRLSQDTSIKEVLVHTGQHYNANMSDVFFKQLNIPKPDYHLGIGSGSHGEQTGKMLMEIEQVLLKEKPDAVLVYGDTNSTIAGSLAASKLHIPIIHVESGLRSFNRNMPEEINRIVTDHLSSLLFCPSQSSVKQLAIEGMTKGVHATGDIMYDAVLYYQDKAKSHSRILDQLKLKPKDYYVATIHRAENTDSPVRLQAIMKGFAHLDKTVILPLHPRTKKQLENKPGLKEFEGKSLLFIDPLDYFDMLALMSQAQTILTDSGGVQKEAYMLGIPCITLRDETEWIETVDAKWNQLVDANDSAAIIKAVQTAYKPSDYPALFGDGHSAEHIYQIIKKHFLF; this is encoded by the coding sequence ATGAAATTCGTTACAATTATTGGCGCAAGGCCGCAATTTATTAAAGCTTGTATGGTATCGCGACGTTTAAGTCAAGACACTTCGATAAAAGAAGTTCTTGTTCATACTGGTCAACATTATAATGCCAACATGTCTGATGTGTTTTTCAAGCAATTAAACATCCCAAAGCCTGATTATCATCTCGGCATTGGCTCCGGCTCTCACGGTGAACAAACTGGAAAGATGTTAATGGAAATTGAACAAGTCCTTTTAAAAGAAAAGCCTGATGCTGTCTTGGTATATGGTGATACGAATTCAACCATAGCCGGTAGTCTCGCAGCATCGAAGCTTCATATTCCTATCATCCACGTCGAATCTGGATTACGCTCGTTTAACCGCAACATGCCAGAAGAGATTAATCGGATTGTCACCGATCATCTATCAAGCTTGCTGTTTTGCCCTTCTCAATCATCCGTTAAGCAACTAGCGATCGAGGGAATGACGAAAGGGGTTCACGCAACTGGGGACATCATGTATGATGCGGTTCTTTACTATCAAGACAAAGCCAAAAGCCACTCAAGAATTCTCGACCAACTAAAACTGAAACCGAAAGATTATTACGTAGCCACGATTCACCGTGCTGAAAATACAGATTCACCGGTTCGATTACAGGCGATTATGAAAGGGTTCGCTCATTTAGATAAGACCGTCATTCTTCCCCTTCATCCACGTACAAAAAAGCAACTTGAAAACAAGCCAGGATTAAAAGAGTTTGAAGGAAAATCTCTTTTGTTTATTGATCCTCTGGATTATTTTGATATGCTGGCACTCATGAGCCAAGCGCAAACCATTTTAACGGACTCAGGCGGTGTTCAAAAAGAAGCCTACATGCTAGGAATACCGTGCATAACACTCCGTGATGAAACAGAATGGATTGAAACCGTTGATGCCAAATGGAACCAGCTCGTCGATGCAAATGATTCTGCTGCAATTATAAAAGCTGTCCAAACAGCGTATAAACCTTCCGACTATCCAGCTTTATTTGGGGATGGGCATTCTGCAGAACACATTTATCAAATTATAAAAAAGCACTTCTTATTTTAG